Proteins encoded in a region of the Podarcis muralis chromosome 2, rPodMur119.hap1.1, whole genome shotgun sequence genome:
- the LOC114592190 gene encoding uncharacterized protein LOC114592190 isoform X1, with the protein MAEITAQHIQEESPGFEEMFMASTGRSHASLALQNAVDESGHVWKRESDEEARQALEESITFPAMVENLGNQDGIKMQAGNEADQDWGETIGCLNSGFFEIPAHPGKHKGGRRNECPAYSESFNNAPGLQMCWKTQTGDKPYKCLDCGKSFKRNSELIRHKRIHTGEKPFKCLECGKSFTQSRNLTSHQRSHTGEKPYKCLECGKCFSQAGILTSHQRSHTGEKPYQCLECGKCFSQSGILTAHQGMHTGQKPFKCLECGKSFRQQIHLTSHERTHTGEKPFKCQQCGKSFRQQIHLTSHERTHTGEKPFKCRECGKSFSQSSHLIRHERIHTGEKPFNCLLCGKNFGHSAELIRHERTHTGEKPFRCQVCGKSFSRSSELIRHERTHTGEKPFKCLECGKEFSDSTNLIRHQVSHTGERPYKCPVCGKSFSQSRSLTSHQRTHTGEKPYQCLECGKCFSQSGILTAHQGMHTGQKPFKCPECGKRFRQLIHLTSHKRIHTGEKPFKCLECGRSFRQHIHLTCHERTHTGEKPFKCMECGKSFSHNSILISHVRTHTGDKPFKCLECGKSFTWSTLLIRHERTHTAEKPFKCQQCGKSFRESSLLNKHQRSHTGEKPFKCLECGKNFTSSTLLIRHQRVHTENHFSAWSFERASASAQNFLDIKEFKEEMIYCNDENSGAVVMQ; encoded by the exons ATGGCAGAGATCACGGCACAGCATATCCAAGAGGAAAGCCCCGGGTTCGAAGAAATGTTCATGGCTTCCACTGGACGATCCCACGCAAGCCTGGCCCTCCAGAATGCGGTCGATGAAT CAGGGCATGTGTGGAAGAGAGAAAGTGATGAGGAAGCCCGTCAGGCGTTGGAGGAAAGCATTACATTTCCAGCTATGGTCGAGAACCTTGGGAATCAAGATGGGATAAAGATGCAGGCAGGAAACGAGGCAGATCAGGATTGGGGTGAAACTATTGGTTGTCTGAACAGCGGCTTCTTTGAAATCCCAGCCCATCCGGGAAAAcataaaggaggaaggaggaacgaGTGCCCAGCGTATTCGGAAAGCTTTAACAATGCACCAGGCCTTCAAATGTGTTGGAAAACCCAGACAGGAGACAAACCGTATAAATGCCTGgactgcggaaagagcttcaagcGCAACTCAGAGCTTATTCGACATAAAAGGATCCACACCGGAGAGAAACCTttcaaatgcctggagtgcgggaaaagcttcactCAGAGCAGAAACCTTACTTCACATCAGAGAagtcacacaggagagaagccttataaatgcctggagtgtgggAAGTGTTTCAGCCAGGCTGGGATTCTTACTTCACATCAGAGAagccacaccggggagaaaccatatcagtgcctggagtgtggaaagtgcttcagtcagagCGGGATCCTTACCGCACACCAGGGAATGCACACAGGGCAGAAACCATTCAAGTGTctggagtgtgggaaaagctttcGCCAGCAGATCCACCTCACCTCCCACGAAAGAACGCACACTGGGGAGAAGCCCTTTAAATGTCAgcagtgcgggaagagcttccgcCAGCAGATCCACCTTACTTCCCACGAAAGAACGCACACCGGAGAGAAACCGTTCAAATGccgggagtgtgggaagagctttagcCAGAGCTCCCACCTTATCAGACACGAAAGAATCCACACCGGAGAGAAGCCGTTTAACTGCCTGCTGTGCGGGAAGAACTTTGGCCACAGCGCAGAACTCATTCGACATGaaaggactcacacaggggaaaagccCTTCAGGTGCCAGGtttgcgggaagagcttcagccgcAGCTCGGAACTTATCCGACATGAGAgaacccacacgggagagaagccgttCAAATGCTTGGAGTGCGGGAAGGAATTCAGTGACAGCACCAACCTCATCAGGCACCAAGTCAGCCACACAGGAGAGAGACCGTATAAGTGTCCGgtgtgcgggaagagcttcagccagagcaGGAGCCTGACTTCACATCAGAGAacccacaccggggagaaaccgtatcagtgcctCGAGTGTGGGAAGTGCTTCAGCCAGAGCGGGATCCTTACTGCGCACCAAGGGATGCACACAGGGCAAAAGCCGTTCAAGTGCCCCGAGTGCGGGAAGAGGTTCCGCCAGCTCATCCACCTCACCTCCCACAAGcggatccacacgggagagaaacccttcaaatgcctggagtgcggccGGAGCTTCCGCCAGCACATACACCTCACCTGCCACGAGAGGACGCACACCGGTGAGAAGCCCTTCAAGTGCATGGAATGCGGCAAAAGCTTCAGCCACAACTCCATCCTCATCTCTCACGTGAGAACCCACACGGGAGACAAACCCttcaaatgcctggagtgcgggaagagcttcacttGGAGCACGCTCCTTATTAGACACGAGAGAACCCACACGGCGGAGAAGCCGTTCAAATGCCAgcagtgcgggaaaagcttccgCGAGAGCTCGCTGCTCAACAAACATCAGAGAagccacaccggggagaagccgtTCAAATGCTTGGAGTGCGGAAAGAACTTCACTTCGAGCACGCTCCTTATAAGACACCAGCGGGTTCACACCGAGAACCATTTCAGCGCTTGGAGTTTTGAAAGGGCTTCGGCCAGCGCTCAGAACTTCCTAGACATCAAAGAATTCAAGGAGGAGATGATCTACTGCAACGATGAAAACAGTGGAGCGGTTGTCATGCAATAA
- the LOC114592190 gene encoding uncharacterized protein LOC114592190 isoform X2, whose product MAEITAQHIQEESPGFEEMFMASTGRSHASLALQNAVDEWHVWKRESDEEARQALEESITFPAMVENLGNQDGIKMQAGNEADQDWGETIGCLNSGFFEIPAHPGKHKGGRRNECPAYSESFNNAPGLQMCWKTQTGDKPYKCLDCGKSFKRNSELIRHKRIHTGEKPFKCLECGKSFTQSRNLTSHQRSHTGEKPYKCLECGKCFSQAGILTSHQRSHTGEKPYQCLECGKCFSQSGILTAHQGMHTGQKPFKCLECGKSFRQQIHLTSHERTHTGEKPFKCQQCGKSFRQQIHLTSHERTHTGEKPFKCRECGKSFSQSSHLIRHERIHTGEKPFNCLLCGKNFGHSAELIRHERTHTGEKPFRCQVCGKSFSRSSELIRHERTHTGEKPFKCLECGKEFSDSTNLIRHQVSHTGERPYKCPVCGKSFSQSRSLTSHQRTHTGEKPYQCLECGKCFSQSGILTAHQGMHTGQKPFKCPECGKRFRQLIHLTSHKRIHTGEKPFKCLECGRSFRQHIHLTCHERTHTGEKPFKCMECGKSFSHNSILISHVRTHTGDKPFKCLECGKSFTWSTLLIRHERTHTAEKPFKCQQCGKSFRESSLLNKHQRSHTGEKPFKCLECGKNFTSSTLLIRHQRVHTENHFSAWSFERASASAQNFLDIKEFKEEMIYCNDENSGAVVMQ is encoded by the exons ATGGCAGAGATCACGGCACAGCATATCCAAGAGGAAAGCCCCGGGTTCGAAGAAATGTTCATGGCTTCCACTGGACGATCCCACGCAAGCCTGGCCCTCCAGAATGCGGTCGATGAAT GGCATGTGTGGAAGAGAGAAAGTGATGAGGAAGCCCGTCAGGCGTTGGAGGAAAGCATTACATTTCCAGCTATGGTCGAGAACCTTGGGAATCAAGATGGGATAAAGATGCAGGCAGGAAACGAGGCAGATCAGGATTGGGGTGAAACTATTGGTTGTCTGAACAGCGGCTTCTTTGAAATCCCAGCCCATCCGGGAAAAcataaaggaggaaggaggaacgaGTGCCCAGCGTATTCGGAAAGCTTTAACAATGCACCAGGCCTTCAAATGTGTTGGAAAACCCAGACAGGAGACAAACCGTATAAATGCCTGgactgcggaaagagcttcaagcGCAACTCAGAGCTTATTCGACATAAAAGGATCCACACCGGAGAGAAACCTttcaaatgcctggagtgcgggaaaagcttcactCAGAGCAGAAACCTTACTTCACATCAGAGAagtcacacaggagagaagccttataaatgcctggagtgtgggAAGTGTTTCAGCCAGGCTGGGATTCTTACTTCACATCAGAGAagccacaccggggagaaaccatatcagtgcctggagtgtggaaagtgcttcagtcagagCGGGATCCTTACCGCACACCAGGGAATGCACACAGGGCAGAAACCATTCAAGTGTctggagtgtgggaaaagctttcGCCAGCAGATCCACCTCACCTCCCACGAAAGAACGCACACTGGGGAGAAGCCCTTTAAATGTCAgcagtgcgggaagagcttccgcCAGCAGATCCACCTTACTTCCCACGAAAGAACGCACACCGGAGAGAAACCGTTCAAATGccgggagtgtgggaagagctttagcCAGAGCTCCCACCTTATCAGACACGAAAGAATCCACACCGGAGAGAAGCCGTTTAACTGCCTGCTGTGCGGGAAGAACTTTGGCCACAGCGCAGAACTCATTCGACATGaaaggactcacacaggggaaaagccCTTCAGGTGCCAGGtttgcgggaagagcttcagccgcAGCTCGGAACTTATCCGACATGAGAgaacccacacgggagagaagccgttCAAATGCTTGGAGTGCGGGAAGGAATTCAGTGACAGCACCAACCTCATCAGGCACCAAGTCAGCCACACAGGAGAGAGACCGTATAAGTGTCCGgtgtgcgggaagagcttcagccagagcaGGAGCCTGACTTCACATCAGAGAacccacaccggggagaaaccgtatcagtgcctCGAGTGTGGGAAGTGCTTCAGCCAGAGCGGGATCCTTACTGCGCACCAAGGGATGCACACAGGGCAAAAGCCGTTCAAGTGCCCCGAGTGCGGGAAGAGGTTCCGCCAGCTCATCCACCTCACCTCCCACAAGcggatccacacgggagagaaacccttcaaatgcctggagtgcggccGGAGCTTCCGCCAGCACATACACCTCACCTGCCACGAGAGGACGCACACCGGTGAGAAGCCCTTCAAGTGCATGGAATGCGGCAAAAGCTTCAGCCACAACTCCATCCTCATCTCTCACGTGAGAACCCACACGGGAGACAAACCCttcaaatgcctggagtgcgggaagagcttcacttGGAGCACGCTCCTTATTAGACACGAGAGAACCCACACGGCGGAGAAGCCGTTCAAATGCCAgcagtgcgggaaaagcttccgCGAGAGCTCGCTGCTCAACAAACATCAGAGAagccacaccggggagaagccgtTCAAATGCTTGGAGTGCGGAAAGAACTTCACTTCGAGCACGCTCCTTATAAGACACCAGCGGGTTCACACCGAGAACCATTTCAGCGCTTGGAGTTTTGAAAGGGCTTCGGCCAGCGCTCAGAACTTCCTAGACATCAAAGAATTCAAGGAGGAGATGATCTACTGCAACGATGAAAACAGTGGAGCGGTTGTCATGCAATAA